The Akkermansia muciniphila genome contains a region encoding:
- a CDS encoding HRDC domain-containing protein has translation MISEKEELLEWRKRATAQPAGRVVLDLEADSLHRYQEKICLIQYADETGSCLIDPLSIEDMGPFYNWLKETEVWMHGADYDMSLFQNAWETLPAMIWDTQTAARLLGFRQFGLAALVEHFHNVTLSKSSQKADWARRPLSPTMVTYALNDVNYMLDMADKLTASLREKGRMGWFEEICRHSMDRARERHLAGHQDPWRIQGCGKLNRKGLAALRELWTWRDSEARAWDRPAFMVCSNADLIQWSLALQEQRAVTPPPRFHAHRRSRFMDALQKFYLLDEDDYPCRPRIQRRQHSDQFEANMDRLCKLRDRKAEELGMEGSFLITRASLEAIAEDEEKGVSTLLNWQREALGL, from the coding sequence ATGATTAGCGAGAAAGAGGAATTACTGGAATGGCGCAAGCGCGCCACCGCACAGCCCGCGGGACGCGTGGTCCTGGACCTGGAGGCAGACAGCCTGCACCGCTATCAGGAAAAGATTTGCCTGATCCAGTACGCGGATGAAACGGGCTCCTGCCTGATTGACCCTCTCTCCATTGAAGACATGGGGCCGTTTTACAACTGGCTGAAGGAAACGGAAGTCTGGATGCACGGGGCGGATTATGACATGAGCCTCTTCCAGAACGCCTGGGAAACGCTGCCCGCCATGATCTGGGACACGCAGACCGCGGCGCGCCTGCTGGGTTTCCGCCAGTTCGGGCTGGCCGCCCTGGTGGAACACTTCCATAACGTCACGCTGAGCAAGTCCTCCCAGAAGGCGGACTGGGCGCGGCGGCCCCTTTCCCCCACCATGGTGACCTATGCCCTGAATGACGTCAATTACATGCTGGACATGGCGGACAAGCTGACGGCCTCCCTGCGGGAAAAAGGGCGCATGGGCTGGTTTGAAGAAATTTGCAGGCACTCCATGGACCGCGCCCGTGAACGCCATCTGGCCGGCCATCAGGACCCCTGGCGCATCCAGGGCTGCGGCAAGCTGAACAGGAAAGGGCTGGCCGCCCTGCGGGAGCTGTGGACCTGGCGTGACTCGGAGGCCAGGGCATGGGACAGGCCCGCGTTCATGGTCTGCTCCAACGCGGACCTCATCCAGTGGAGCCTGGCCCTCCAGGAACAGCGCGCCGTGACGCCTCCGCCCCGCTTCCACGCCCACAGGCGCAGCCGGTTCATGGACGCGCTCCAGAAATTCTACCTGCTGGATGAAGACGACTATCCGTGCCGCCCCCGCATCCAGCGCCGCCAGCATTCCGACCAGTTTGAAGCCAACATGGACAGGCTGTGCAAGCTCAGGGACCGGAAGGCGGAAGAACTTGGCATGGAAGGCTCCTTCCTCATCACCAGGGCCTCCCTGGAAGCCATTGCGGAAGATGAGGAAAAGGGCGTCTCCACCCTGCTGAACTGGCAAAGGGAAGCCCTGGGCCTTTAA
- a CDS encoding carbohydrate porin, which translates to MYRPLTLLVLLGAFTAQGRQAGTELLRPDQPEPPAHLLADINLLGGDYGDETAPIPNDSLTQALTGLHSKAHRAGLEFLVENAFSYNSIHHPAPDKPGTQLWYLLHAHANYRLIQAPGNRETWLKLELSGSTALTGKTWRGGNMNDAIGLTGDTHTDIFGERIFFLPEIALLQTFNRGKSAIVAGVVNQTNYFDTNSYANSSFGQFCASPFVNNQVIPMADSNLGVIFQHQFHAQWYAMLGGNFTSCPQNASPLKHTDGKNFNILAELAWVHDSGAVKLTPFMARTNELPDGEERKNLNTVAGIALNVEQQLGSSPWKAFCRAGWSDSTRDNLCGAAVQWSGGLVCSQPLQHLGVCGEGEANQFGIALAVTRPDDGSMAEGRSRSKKEVVMECHYNISVTPWFLVQPSLLWISNPAGRDDTGNASVFRLQTILTF; encoded by the coding sequence ATGTACCGTCCCCTTACCCTCCTAGTCCTGCTGGGCGCTTTCACCGCCCAGGGCAGACAGGCCGGAACCGAATTGCTCCGCCCGGACCAGCCTGAACCTCCGGCCCACCTGCTGGCGGACATCAATTTGCTGGGCGGGGATTACGGGGATGAAACCGCCCCCATTCCCAACGATTCCCTCACCCAGGCCCTGACCGGCCTCCATTCCAAGGCGCACCGCGCCGGGCTGGAATTCCTGGTGGAAAACGCCTTTTCCTACAATTCCATCCACCACCCGGCTCCGGACAAGCCCGGCACCCAGCTCTGGTACCTGCTGCACGCCCATGCCAATTACCGCCTCATCCAGGCCCCCGGGAACCGGGAGACGTGGCTGAAGCTGGAGCTTTCAGGCTCCACCGCCCTGACCGGGAAGACGTGGAGAGGCGGCAACATGAATGACGCCATCGGCCTGACGGGAGACACGCACACGGACATCTTCGGCGAGAGGATTTTTTTCCTGCCGGAAATCGCGCTCCTGCAAACTTTCAACCGGGGGAAAAGCGCCATCGTGGCGGGCGTGGTGAACCAGACGAACTATTTTGACACCAACAGCTACGCCAACTCCTCCTTCGGCCAGTTCTGCGCCTCCCCATTCGTCAACAACCAGGTGATCCCCATGGCGGATTCCAACCTGGGCGTCATCTTCCAGCACCAGTTCCACGCCCAGTGGTACGCCATGCTGGGCGGCAACTTTACCAGCTGCCCCCAGAACGCCTCCCCGCTGAAGCACACGGACGGCAAGAACTTCAACATCCTGGCGGAACTGGCGTGGGTGCATGATTCCGGCGCCGTGAAGCTCACCCCCTTCATGGCCCGCACCAATGAACTGCCGGACGGGGAGGAAAGAAAGAACCTCAATACCGTGGCCGGAATTGCCCTGAACGTGGAGCAGCAGCTTGGCTCCAGCCCGTGGAAGGCCTTCTGCCGCGCCGGGTGGAGCGATTCCACGCGGGACAACCTCTGCGGCGCCGCCGTGCAGTGGTCCGGCGGCCTCGTATGCAGCCAGCCGCTCCAGCACCTGGGCGTGTGCGGGGAGGGGGAGGCCAACCAGTTCGGCATTGCCCTGGCCGTGACGCGCCCGGACGACGGGAGCATGGCGGAAGGACGCTCCAGAAGCAAAAAGGAAGTGGTGATGGAGTGCCATTATAACATTTCCGTGACTCCCTGGTTCCTGGTCCAGCCCTCCCTGCTGTGGATCTCCAACCCGGCGGGCAGGGATGACACCGGAAACGCCAGCGTCTTCCGGCTGCAAACCATCCTGACCTTTTAA
- a CDS encoding C4-type zinc ribbon domain-containing protein, which yields MNHADLDQLLILQEKDVRISKLRKELASLPEQRTRLLRQMEAIKQKAVAAKQEVAGIEKSIRDVEATVETKRAYIGKMKTLQSNTRKNEEYQMCIQEVEKTEAVIDALETSELELMERLETAKADMAQKIQRARDSQREMEETLARFDRTAETDRELLDHLNAERADLAAAVPEDSLGEYERMTKSKGVPVIVPMDEKGHCGGCHMVITDNARMKVLGGHETVYCDNCHRILH from the coding sequence ATGAACCACGCCGATTTAGACCAGTTGCTGATCCTCCAGGAGAAGGACGTGCGGATTTCCAAACTCCGGAAGGAGCTGGCCTCCCTGCCGGAACAGAGAACACGCCTGCTGCGCCAGATGGAGGCCATCAAGCAGAAGGCCGTGGCCGCCAAGCAGGAAGTGGCGGGCATTGAAAAGAGCATACGGGACGTGGAGGCCACCGTTGAAACGAAGCGCGCCTACATCGGCAAGATGAAAACCCTCCAGTCCAACACCCGGAAGAATGAGGAATACCAGATGTGCATTCAGGAGGTGGAAAAGACGGAAGCCGTCATTGACGCCCTGGAGACTTCCGAGCTGGAGCTGATGGAACGCCTGGAAACCGCCAAGGCGGACATGGCGCAGAAAATCCAGCGCGCGCGGGACTCCCAGCGGGAGATGGAGGAGACGCTGGCCCGCTTTGACCGGACGGCGGAGACGGACAGGGAGCTTCTGGACCACTTGAACGCGGAACGCGCGGACTTGGCCGCCGCCGTTCCGGAGGATTCCCTGGGGGAATACGAACGCATGACCAAAAGCAAGGGAGTTCCCGTCATTGTGCCCATGGATGAAAAGGGCCACTGCGGCGGCTGCCACATGGTCATTACGGACAACGCCCGCATGAAGGTGCTGGGCGGCCACGAAACCGTTTACTGCGACAATTGCCACCGCATCCTCCACTGA
- the lpxK gene encoding tetraacyldisaccharide 4'-kinase, whose protein sequence is MKSRSEEFEEWGTEVIFGRAKGFRATMMRTLLRGASWLFRLVVLARLYLFHSSMARQARLGTLVVSVGNITVGGTGKTPVVELLARTLTQRGRKVAILTRGYKSADLDEPQEWKDGHGARVEQLPKIASDGKTRYLGPLHSGDEPFMLAKNLDGVAVLVDKNRIKSGIFAIEHLGCDTLLLDDGMQYLKLAHEVDIVLVDCGAPFGTGAMLPRGTLREPRGSLARASYIILTKCGGKPQDELIAAIRKYNPVADIIVSDHGPRYLENVFTGERLPLEALKGKWVACLSGIARPESFEDSLRSLGANVEICRRFPDHHWFEQSELQEFYDRCADRAMDMIVTTEKDAVRLEKPEEDPEVPIYFLRIEVEIYEGREAWERCVDRICGISEPRPRDEWAPSSSF, encoded by the coding sequence ATGAAATCCAGATCGGAAGAGTTTGAAGAGTGGGGAACGGAAGTCATCTTCGGGCGGGCCAAGGGGTTCCGCGCCACGATGATGCGCACGCTCCTGCGCGGGGCCTCCTGGCTGTTCAGGCTGGTGGTGCTGGCGCGGCTGTACCTGTTCCATTCCAGCATGGCCAGGCAGGCACGGCTGGGAACGCTGGTGGTCAGCGTGGGGAACATCACCGTGGGGGGCACCGGAAAGACCCCGGTGGTGGAACTGCTGGCCCGCACCCTCACCCAGCGCGGCCGCAAGGTGGCCATCCTGACCCGCGGCTACAAGAGCGCGGACCTGGACGAACCCCAGGAATGGAAGGACGGGCACGGCGCCCGGGTGGAGCAGCTCCCCAAGATCGCCAGCGACGGCAAGACCCGCTACCTGGGCCCCCTGCATTCCGGGGACGAGCCGTTCATGCTCGCCAAGAATCTGGACGGCGTGGCGGTGCTGGTGGACAAGAACCGGATCAAGTCCGGCATCTTCGCCATTGAACACCTGGGGTGCGACACCCTGCTGCTGGACGACGGCATGCAGTACCTGAAACTGGCGCATGAAGTGGACATCGTGCTGGTGGACTGCGGCGCGCCCTTCGGCACCGGGGCCATGCTCCCGCGCGGCACGCTGCGGGAACCCAGGGGCAGCCTGGCGCGCGCCAGCTACATCATCCTGACCAAATGCGGCGGCAAGCCCCAGGATGAGCTGATCGCCGCCATCAGGAAGTACAATCCCGTGGCGGATATCATCGTGAGCGACCACGGCCCCAGGTACCTGGAAAACGTATTCACGGGGGAACGCCTGCCCCTGGAGGCCCTGAAGGGGAAATGGGTGGCGTGCCTCAGCGGCATCGCGCGCCCGGAAAGCTTTGAGGATTCCCTGCGCTCCCTGGGCGCGAACGTGGAAATCTGCCGCAGGTTCCCGGACCACCACTGGTTTGAACAGTCGGAACTCCAGGAGTTTTACGACCGCTGCGCGGACCGCGCCATGGACATGATCGTGACCACGGAGAAGGACGCCGTGCGGCTGGAAAAACCGGAGGAAGATCCGGAGGTGCCCATTTACTTCCTGCGCATTGAGGTGGAAATCTATGAGGGCCGGGAGGCGTGGGAACGCTGCGTGGACCGCATCTGCGGAATTTCAGAGCCGCGGCCCCGGGATGAATGGGCGCCTTCCTCATCCTTTTGA
- a CDS encoding insulinase family protein, with protein sequence MKAFTITSILAAACLLSAHSPAETAAENKTGSAAVQPAAGIPRQDPQLVKGKLPNGLTYFIRPNAEPKGRFSIRLRVNTGSLNESDDIQGVSHFLEHMVFNGSTHFKRGEMIPAMQKEGLGLGGDANAYTAFDETVYMMDVPSMKESTVNLAFTIMRDFADGALLEESAIDAERGIITSEYKARDSAGYRVMKEVFSIMLDGTRIPDRYPIGTLEVIRTAPREKFVNYYQTHYVPSQMQLVIAGDITPEQGKAWVEKYFGSLKKDNYSFQTDRGALKEARETTAHWITNKEATSTDISINLARPYVKKADTVANRNKDIPLNVAYAMLNRRLEKMAKNPDCPFIGAEGGRMDVMEAAQVDAIQTQADYKNWKPALASIEQELRRAIEFGFNKEELAEARSNITVAAENAIKAWPTAKSEDLASAIAQSAAQDKVFTTPQEDWAISREVVENLTPEQCQAALKEAWTGAFPRVIVTSNKENAQGSAEIMQAYKEAQASKVEPYQASAQKNFSYKFGEPGKVTARTEAADLGVTQLTLSNGVRVNLKPTEFDKDSINITFAVDGGELTRPEKASGLELFAGAVMNGGGLKDHSNDELAAIMAGKKVGVGFSMTDRAFLLSGNTSREDLETQLQLQTAYLMYPGYRQDGVTLLRRAIPMIYNKLNHEVQGAMKKQVPAILYKDNPRFTFPTQEQLSSYQVKDVQDWVDAPLKNNYMEVTVTGDFKPEDIIPLLERTVGAVPRRAEAPAKLDEKLRHPAMADFNFSKDLTYDSSIDKTLVCLFWKTPGGEDKKLARRLNMLKAVFYDRVFKGLREDMGETYSPSTGLNISETYPDDGYIITLSSGVMRNKEAVRNAIAKIADDLGKGNVTQEELDRARNPILNSMDRAQRDNGYWTSLLKDSQARPERLNQQRESIPDVKAITVEEVNKLAKDIFGKGEHLNLNILPDHPAAEAPPAEKQADKPAAPQAAVSTAAFCIHATAVKTVKKDSGKNDYAIIISEETAAMPEWKAVADKLAEKHGGAIVTVKDSMFAKLDTLKKMAPRFMAVVARPEEIDRVLVNDLHRLSRRLDDDPYGDCIWGIITGYTPQDAMRIAAETQPLVITRSMGTTNVDASRFSDSMSITDWQPFQYLEQHGSAEKMTPAFYAKGLKEQDKGDDTTLGVTPKLAEYWKQYAPQLFVTASHATQFNLEMPFGKGLIVSGNNRFHVLDKKQFKEFTTFLRGVIFNGKEDDLLSFLERIKAPVIEIKPVPAVWVAAGNCLIGDTKKTKNSMAVTALSHYGFNQLVGYTVPSWYGKGGWGTLGLLFSNHDASSLAEAWYLNNQFILDETMTRFPKLMNVNFNAPDINGIKDDPDFAKSMNSAGYGMGKDQMGLIHDRDTVAFYGDPAWTARLDESRTPSPWHIDWNDPADAAKGFTVTANKDAKGRLGVWFPNRISAKKATVTIGETATPVEKAGLLTNDFLLLRELDLKKGEKAVVEMK encoded by the coding sequence ATGAAGGCATTTACCATCACCTCCATTCTGGCTGCCGCGTGCCTCCTCTCGGCCCATTCTCCGGCTGAAACCGCAGCAGAAAACAAAACCGGGTCCGCGGCCGTCCAGCCGGCGGCAGGCATCCCCAGGCAGGACCCCCAGCTGGTCAAAGGGAAGCTCCCCAACGGCCTGACCTACTTCATCCGCCCGAACGCGGAGCCCAAGGGCCGTTTCAGCATCCGCCTGCGCGTCAACACGGGCTCCCTGAATGAATCGGATGACATCCAGGGCGTTTCCCACTTCCTGGAACACATGGTCTTCAACGGCAGCACCCATTTCAAACGCGGGGAAATGATTCCCGCCATGCAGAAGGAGGGCCTGGGCCTGGGCGGGGACGCGAACGCCTACACCGCCTTTGACGAAACCGTGTACATGATGGACGTGCCCAGCATGAAGGAGTCCACCGTGAACCTGGCCTTCACCATCATGAGGGACTTTGCGGACGGCGCCCTGCTGGAGGAAAGCGCCATTGACGCGGAACGCGGCATCATCACCAGTGAATACAAGGCGCGGGATTCCGCCGGCTACCGGGTCATGAAGGAGGTCTTTTCCATCATGCTGGACGGCACCAGGATTCCGGACCGCTACCCCATCGGCACGCTGGAAGTGATCCGCACCGCGCCGCGGGAAAAATTCGTCAACTATTACCAGACCCACTACGTTCCCAGCCAGATGCAGCTCGTCATCGCCGGGGACATCACGCCGGAACAGGGGAAGGCCTGGGTGGAAAAATACTTCGGCTCCCTGAAGAAGGACAACTACTCCTTCCAGACGGACCGCGGCGCCCTGAAGGAAGCCAGGGAAACCACCGCCCACTGGATCACCAACAAGGAAGCCACCAGCACGGACATCAGCATCAACCTTGCCCGGCCCTACGTGAAGAAGGCGGACACGGTGGCCAACCGCAACAAGGACATTCCCCTGAATGTGGCTTACGCCATGCTGAACCGCCGCCTGGAAAAGATGGCCAAGAATCCGGACTGCCCCTTCATTGGCGCGGAGGGCGGCCGCATGGACGTGATGGAAGCGGCGCAAGTGGACGCCATCCAGACCCAGGCGGATTACAAGAACTGGAAGCCGGCCCTGGCCTCCATTGAACAGGAATTGCGCCGGGCCATCGAATTCGGCTTCAACAAGGAGGAGCTGGCGGAAGCCCGCAGCAACATCACCGTAGCAGCGGAAAACGCCATCAAGGCGTGGCCTACCGCCAAGTCGGAAGACCTGGCCTCCGCCATCGCCCAGAGCGCCGCGCAGGACAAGGTCTTCACCACCCCGCAGGAAGACTGGGCCATTTCCAGGGAAGTGGTGGAAAACCTGACTCCGGAACAGTGCCAGGCCGCCCTGAAGGAAGCCTGGACCGGAGCCTTCCCCCGCGTGATCGTCACCTCCAACAAGGAAAACGCCCAGGGAAGCGCGGAAATCATGCAGGCGTACAAGGAGGCACAGGCTTCCAAGGTGGAACCCTACCAGGCGTCCGCGCAAAAGAATTTCTCCTACAAGTTCGGGGAACCTGGCAAGGTGACGGCCCGCACGGAAGCCGCGGACCTGGGAGTGACCCAGCTCACCCTTTCCAATGGCGTGCGCGTCAACCTGAAGCCCACGGAATTTGACAAGGATTCCATCAACATCACCTTTGCCGTGGACGGAGGGGAACTGACCAGGCCGGAAAAAGCCTCCGGGCTGGAACTCTTTGCGGGCGCCGTGATGAACGGCGGCGGCCTGAAGGACCACTCCAACGATGAACTGGCCGCCATCATGGCGGGCAAGAAGGTGGGCGTGGGCTTCTCCATGACGGATCGCGCCTTCCTGCTCTCCGGAAATACCAGCAGGGAAGACCTGGAAACGCAGCTTCAGCTCCAGACGGCGTACCTGATGTATCCCGGCTACCGCCAGGACGGCGTCACCCTGCTCCGCCGCGCCATCCCCATGATTTACAACAAGCTGAACCATGAGGTGCAGGGAGCCATGAAGAAGCAGGTGCCGGCCATCCTGTACAAGGACAACCCCCGCTTCACCTTCCCCACGCAGGAACAGTTGAGCTCCTACCAGGTCAAGGACGTGCAGGACTGGGTGGACGCCCCCCTGAAAAACAACTACATGGAAGTGACCGTCACGGGCGACTTCAAGCCGGAGGACATCATTCCCCTGCTGGAACGCACCGTGGGCGCCGTGCCCAGGCGTGCGGAAGCCCCCGCGAAGCTGGACGAAAAGCTGCGCCATCCGGCCATGGCGGACTTCAACTTCTCCAAGGACCTGACCTATGATTCCTCCATTGACAAGACGCTGGTCTGCCTCTTCTGGAAAACGCCCGGCGGGGAAGACAAGAAGCTGGCCCGCAGGCTGAACATGCTCAAGGCCGTGTTCTATGACCGCGTATTCAAGGGGCTGCGTGAGGACATGGGGGAAACCTACTCCCCCTCCACCGGGCTCAACATCAGTGAAACCTACCCGGACGACGGCTACATCATCACCCTCAGCTCCGGCGTGATGCGCAACAAGGAAGCCGTGCGGAATGCGATCGCCAAAATTGCGGACGACCTCGGCAAGGGGAACGTCACCCAGGAAGAACTGGACCGCGCCCGCAACCCCATTCTCAATTCCATGGACCGCGCCCAGCGCGACAACGGATACTGGACCTCCCTGCTGAAGGACTCCCAGGCCAGGCCGGAACGGCTGAACCAGCAGAGGGAAAGCATTCCGGACGTGAAAGCCATCACCGTGGAAGAGGTCAACAAGCTTGCCAAAGACATCTTCGGCAAGGGAGAGCATCTCAACCTGAACATTCTGCCGGACCATCCGGCCGCGGAAGCTCCGCCTGCTGAAAAGCAGGCGGACAAGCCCGCCGCCCCCCAGGCCGCCGTCTCCACGGCGGCTTTTTGCATTCACGCCACCGCCGTGAAGACCGTAAAAAAAGACTCCGGCAAGAATGACTACGCCATCATCATCTCCGAGGAAACCGCCGCCATGCCGGAATGGAAGGCCGTGGCGGACAAGCTGGCGGAGAAGCACGGCGGCGCCATCGTCACCGTAAAGGACTCCATGTTCGCCAAACTGGACACCCTCAAGAAGATGGCCCCGCGCTTCATGGCCGTGGTCGCGCGGCCGGAGGAGATAGACCGCGTTCTGGTCAATGACCTGCACCGCCTGAGCCGCCGCCTGGATGACGATCCCTACGGAGACTGCATCTGGGGCATCATCACGGGCTACACCCCGCAGGACGCCATGAGGATAGCCGCTGAAACGCAGCCGCTCGTCATCACGCGCTCCATGGGCACCACCAACGTGGACGCCTCCCGCTTCAGCGACAGCATGAGCATCACGGACTGGCAGCCCTTCCAGTACTTGGAACAGCACGGTTCCGCGGAAAAGATGACTCCGGCCTTTTACGCCAAGGGCCTGAAGGAGCAGGACAAGGGAGACGACACCACGCTGGGCGTAACGCCCAAGCTGGCGGAATACTGGAAACAGTACGCTCCCCAGCTCTTCGTCACGGCCTCCCACGCCACCCAGTTCAACCTGGAAATGCCCTTCGGCAAAGGGCTTATCGTCTCCGGCAACAACCGGTTCCACGTGCTGGACAAAAAGCAGTTCAAGGAATTCACCACCTTCCTGCGCGGCGTGATTTTCAACGGGAAGGAAGACGACCTGCTCTCCTTCCTGGAAAGAATCAAGGCTCCGGTGATTGAAATCAAGCCGGTCCCGGCCGTCTGGGTGGCGGCGGGGAACTGCCTGATAGGAGACACTAAAAAAACGAAAAACTCCATGGCCGTCACGGCCCTGAGCCACTACGGCTTCAACCAGCTGGTGGGCTATACCGTCCCCTCCTGGTACGGCAAGGGCGGCTGGGGAACGCTGGGCCTCCTGTTCAGCAACCATGACGCCTCCAGCCTGGCGGAAGCCTGGTACCTGAACAACCAGTTCATTCTGGACGAAACCATGACCCGCTTCCCCAAGCTCATGAACGTCAACTTTAACGCGCCGGACATCAACGGCATCAAGGATGACCCGGACTTTGCCAAAAGCATGAACTCCGCCGGCTACGGCATGGGCAAGGACCAGATGGGCCTGATCCATGACCGGGATACCGTGGCCTTTTACGGAGATCCTGCGTGGACGGCGCGGCTGGATGAATCCCGCACCCCGTCCCCGTGGCACATTGACTGGAATGACCCGGCGGACGCCGCCAAGGGCTTCACCGTCACGGCCAACAAGGACGCCAAGGGGCGCCTGGGCGTCTGGTTCCCCAACAGGATCAGCGCCAAGAAAGCCACCGTCACCATTGGAGAAACCGCCACCCCCGTGGAGAAAGCGGGCCTGCTGACCAATGACTTCCTGCTGCTCCGGGAGCTGGACCTCAAGAAAGGGGAAAAGGCCGTCGTGGAAATGAAATAG
- a CDS encoding SPFH domain-containing protein, with the protein MDKIIPIAILVLFIILTASWLFSRYRMCPPDKILIVFGKVGTGQPAKCYHGGSTFVLPVLQSYSYLDLNPINIDVPLQGALSSQNIRVDVPSSFIVGISTLPEIMQNAAARLLGRSREEIRNLAAEIIMGQMRVVIASMTIEEINSDREKLIKGITEGVDVELHKVGLHLINANITDIQDASGYISALGKEAAARAINDATIKVAEETRRGEIGKAEAEKDQTVQVANARAIAIEGQNEAQIKIAESAAKLQVKQAEAKKLAEVAQKVQEAKTLEEAYEAEKEAEIKRAERERATQEANILVTARIEKSQREVQAQATAEVLKLEQEGKAQALLIQRRAEAEAIRQLAEGEAQATLLKKKAEGEGMEMVGRGEAAAIEAVLEGKARGFQQIVQAAGSSEAASNLLVTEQITKIVELQSGAIKGLKFDKVIVMGNGGDSSVGGFVQNLVKDTLPLHELGKSVGLELPGFLGKSTEEKKAPAPSAAAPAAAPQAATAATTVKLS; encoded by the coding sequence ATGGACAAAATCATCCCTATCGCCATTCTGGTTCTCTTCATCATCCTGACCGCCTCCTGGCTGTTCAGCCGCTACCGGATGTGCCCGCCGGACAAAATCCTCATCGTCTTCGGCAAGGTGGGCACCGGGCAGCCCGCCAAATGCTACCACGGCGGCTCCACCTTCGTGCTGCCGGTCCTCCAGTCCTACAGCTACCTGGACCTGAACCCCATCAACATTGACGTGCCCCTCCAGGGCGCCCTCTCCTCCCAGAACATCCGCGTGGACGTTCCCTCCTCCTTCATCGTGGGCATCTCCACCCTGCCGGAAATCATGCAGAACGCCGCCGCGCGCCTGCTGGGCCGCTCCAGGGAGGAAATCCGCAACCTGGCGGCGGAAATCATCATGGGCCAGATGCGCGTGGTGATCGCCTCCATGACCATTGAGGAAATCAACTCCGACCGCGAAAAACTCATCAAGGGCATCACGGAAGGCGTGGACGTGGAGCTGCACAAGGTGGGCCTCCACCTCATCAACGCCAACATCACGGACATTCAGGACGCCTCCGGCTACATCAGCGCCCTGGGCAAGGAAGCCGCCGCGCGCGCCATCAATGACGCCACCATCAAGGTGGCGGAAGAAACGCGCCGCGGGGAAATCGGCAAGGCGGAAGCGGAAAAGGACCAGACCGTCCAGGTGGCGAACGCCCGCGCCATTGCCATTGAAGGCCAGAACGAAGCCCAGATCAAGATTGCGGAATCCGCCGCCAAGCTGCAAGTGAAGCAGGCGGAAGCCAAGAAGCTGGCGGAAGTGGCCCAGAAGGTGCAGGAAGCCAAAACCCTGGAAGAAGCCTACGAGGCGGAAAAGGAAGCGGAAATCAAACGCGCCGAACGTGAACGCGCCACGCAGGAAGCCAACATCCTGGTGACGGCCCGCATTGAAAAGAGCCAGCGCGAAGTGCAGGCCCAGGCCACGGCGGAAGTGCTCAAGCTGGAACAGGAAGGCAAGGCCCAGGCCCTGCTCATCCAGCGCAGGGCGGAAGCGGAAGCCATCCGCCAGCTGGCGGAAGGCGAGGCCCAGGCCACCCTGCTGAAGAAAAAGGCGGAAGGGGAAGGCATGGAAATGGTGGGCCGCGGTGAAGCCGCCGCCATTGAAGCCGTGCTGGAAGGCAAGGCGCGCGGCTTCCAGCAGATCGTGCAGGCGGCGGGCTCTTCCGAGGCCGCCTCCAACCTGCTGGTGACGGAACAGATCACCAAGATCGTGGAACTCCAGTCCGGCGCCATCAAGGGCCTGAAATTTGACAAGGTTATCGTCATGGGCAACGGAGGGGACTCCTCCGTAGGCGGATTCGTCCAGAACCTGGTGAAGGATACGCTGCCGCTCCATGAACTGGGCAAGAGCGTAGGGCTGGAACTGCCCGGCTTCCTGGGCAAATCCACGGAAGAGAAAAAAGCGCCCGCTCCCTCTGCCGCGGCTCCCGCGGCGGCGCCCCAGGCGGCCACGGCTGCAACCACCGTCAAACTAAGCTGA
- a CDS encoding DUF4126 domain-containing protein produces the protein MNMEAVMGVLLGIGLGAACGFRIFVPLLVASIAIRGGFLTVTPEFAWLGGTAALVTLSVATLLEIAAYYIPVIDHTLDVLGAPAAIIAGTILAAGFIGHMDPMLKWGLAAIAGGGAAGIIHGGMAAIRGAASAATGGMGNSVVTTAETASASIVAVLACVLPVLGAVLAGAAVYFLVRMGLKLKRKLARSGNGPAGKSEA, from the coding sequence ATGAATATGGAAGCCGTCATGGGCGTTTTGCTCGGCATCGGGCTGGGTGCGGCCTGCGGCTTCCGCATCTTTGTGCCCCTGCTGGTAGCCTCCATTGCCATCCGGGGAGGCTTCCTCACGGTAACGCCGGAATTCGCATGGCTGGGCGGCACCGCCGCCCTGGTCACCCTCTCCGTAGCCACCCTGCTGGAAATAGCGGCGTATTACATCCCGGTCATTGACCACACGCTGGACGTGCTGGGGGCGCCCGCCGCCATCATCGCGGGGACGATCCTGGCCGCCGGCTTCATCGGCCACATGGACCCCATGCTCAAGTGGGGCCTGGCCGCCATTGCCGGAGGCGGAGCGGCGGGCATCATTCACGGAGGCATGGCCGCCATCCGGGGAGCGGCCTCCGCCGCTACGGGCGGCATGGGCAACTCCGTCGTCACCACGGCGGAGACGGCTTCCGCCTCCATCGTAGCCGTGCTGGCGTGCGTGCTCCCCGTACTGGGGGCAGTGCTGGCAGGCGCGGCCGTTTACTTTCTGGTCCGCATGGGGCTGAAGCTGAAAAGGAAGCTGGCGCGTTCCGGAAACGGCCCGGCAGGAAAAAGCGAAGCCTGA